One window from the genome of Nicotiana sylvestris chromosome 9, ASM39365v2, whole genome shotgun sequence encodes:
- the LOC138877186 gene encoding uncharacterized protein, with the protein MSTTLKVDIKGHITKVKDNRINGSLTRKGKATNSGEMTKAAQIKGQYSHQGSSSESKLESMLERVLQNQEKSDTSMRNMIELVGSHTASIQKLEMQMRDLSREQNPKQKGTLPSDTIANPKGSGSGPTSHVMAITTRSGKVLQGGGEQVVEVEASGQGVEVEEPSVVEIEKIPEDMQVQKENREGPPPPFPQRLAKKADDSKLEKFYDILKQLSVNIPFVEAFQEMSGFAKYLKDLITKKKTTKNEVVNVTHRISSIIATSTVQKKEDPGAFTIPCTIGAHDFVRALCDNGASINLMPLVIYKKAGLGRPFLATGRALMDLEQNEIKFRVNDEEVTF; encoded by the exons atgtcaacaactctcaaggTGGATATCAAAGGCCACATTACCAAGGTCAAGGACAACAGAATCAATGGAAGCCTCACCCGCAAGGGCAAGGCAACCAACAGTGGAGAAATGACCAAGGCGGCTCAAATCAAG GGTCAATATTCACATCAAGGTTCCTCAAGTGAGTCTAAGTTGGAAAGCATGCTTGAACGGGTGTTGCAAAATCAAGAGAAGTCGGACACTTCTATGAGGAATATGATCGAGCTTGTTGGTTCTCATACCGCAtccattcaaaaattggagatgcaaatgagagaccTTTCTAGGGAGCAAAATCCAAAGCAAAAAGGGACACTTCCAAGtgacacaattgcgaaccccaagGGTAGTGGGAGTGGTCCAACTTCTCATGTCATGGCAATTACTACTCGGAGTGGGAAGGTACTACAAGGAGGGGGTGAACAAGTGGTTGAAGTAGAAGCGTCCGGACAAGGGGTTGAGGTTGAAGAGCCAAGTGTTGTTGAAATTGAGAAGATTCCGGAAGATATGCAAGTGCAAAAAGAGAACCGGGAAgg acctcctcctccATTTCCTCAAAGACTCGCTAAGAAGGCTGATGATAGCAAACTCGAAAAGTTCTACGACATTCTCAAGCAATTATCGGTGAATAttccatttgtggaagcatttcaagagatgtcgggttttgctaaGTATTTGAAAGATTTGATAACCAAGAAGAAAACCACCAAaaatgaagtggtgaatgtgactcacCGAATTAGCTCTATCATTGCAACATCCAccgttcaaaagaaagaagacccgggagctttcaccattccttgtacGATTGGGGCACATGATTTTGTAAGAGCCCTTTGCGATAATGGAGCTAGCATCAACTTGATGCCTCTTGTCATTTACAAGAAAGCAGGATTAG GGAGACCATTCCTTGCCACGGGAAGAGCACTAATGGATTTGGAACAGAATGAGATCAAATTCCGTGTGAATGACGAAGAGGTTACATTCTAA